The Danio aesculapii chromosome 22, fDanAes4.1, whole genome shotgun sequence genomic sequence ctgtattgtaatgcaaacacttgtttgtagaggaaGTAGTTTGACCgattttgccgtttattattcctagtcatttctcccataggcaactcaatcggaagttctaaaacaatcgcaaaaacgcgcgcacttccgcattaaagaatCAATTAAGGGTCAATAGGGAAGACAAAAAGGTTATTTAGATGATTAAAATGTTATTCACATTAAGtaaatattgattattttactgaacattttcccaaatgatttttatgaAACCCAGCACAGTTCGCATGTGAAAATAACACCGTTTTGAAACTTTTTGATCTCTGACTTACGTTATTTACACTTTATGCATGTTTATGTTCTTGCCAGCTACAAAAGTGTAGTTAAAATGCACTCTTACTAATTTCCTGCCAACACATGACTATTTGACTACATTGCTTTCTTTTCTTGTTTGTTATTCTCAAAGGCATTATCATAGCATGGATGCCTTCAGCAATTATGACCTTCTGGATGCTGCTACGGGCAGAAAAGTGGCTGAGGGTCATAAAGCCAGTTTCTGTCTAGAAGATACCAGCTGTGATCCAGGAATGAGGAGAAGATATGCATGCACAGCTCACACACAGGTCAAGAGAAAACACTAACTCATTTCACTACAAAATATCTagcttttttttcacaatttaaaactCTTTCTTGGAGCAGGGATTGGGGCCAGGCTGCTATGACACCTACAATGCTAACATCGACTGCCAATGGATTGATATTACAGACGTTTCTCCTGGAGATTATATCCTGAAGGCGAGTCTATAggctgtaattttattattaagtgaCACCAAACATCTATTAAAGTTATTATGCCCATTAATTTACAGGTAACGGTAAACCCAGGTTTCCAAGTGCAGGAGTCGGACTTTTCCAATAACGTTGTTAGATGTGATATCAGATACACAGGATTGTACGTCCAAACAAATAACTGTAGGATCACCGGGTGAGTGTTTTTAAGCATACGCTAAATCTGAAATCTCAATGTTGTTATTATTGCAAACACATTCATGATGTTTATTTTCTCCACAGATACTGATCTACTGTATTCAACGAAACCTCCAGTGGTGCTGTAAGCTGAAATCCTCCAAACATATTCAGAATCACATTGCGATGGATTTCTAAAAACAAACCTAAAAGCTGACCtttctgcagtgcaaaaacaATTCGGTGGACACGTACcataaaggaaaattaatttaGTGAAAAGTGCTAAACAAGCAAACGAACTGAATTGAAGCTATAAGCACACTCAAAAATGCTATATGATGTATAGCTTCTTATTTATTGACCTCTtataatttatacaaatatttttatatacatttgatttgttttctagcattgcaaataaatatgttttgatcAAGAAAGTTTTGTTTCAAAATGACATATGCCATTAAggtctgcatgaaatcaaaatttataatatttatttcaacacaatcccacggcaattcataacatattgatttagtggctaatttgtatgaattcgtacaatctcatttgtacaatttagtttgattagctcatcccccaatgacgattgggtttaggggcggggtttggtgtCACGCCTCCTTGTTAAAAGCGTACatattaatttgtatgaatttgccactaaattgacaaaacgtaaaaagtTACGTGTCCTCGTGGGATTAGGCTGATTTATTTAGCTATCACACATTGGTAGTCTTAAagtaaacaattaatctgtgcaatttCATCTAGTGAAAAACCAACCAATTTTGTTTTGGTAATGGCAATCCTTCTCTGATTATGTCAGTTTGACGGATTGGGTGAAATACAGTATGCTTAGCCATGCCCCTCCAACAAGTGCACGAAAACGAACCCTGCCCCCTATTcagtattctgtttcagttggaaacaCATCATCATATTGAAATAGAAGTCTGCAACAACTTCTGGTTCATTCTGACTTTCTGACTCACCAGATTTTTTTGTGCTCCATTAATTTAGTCATAAATAGTATTTACTGCAAGAGAATGGTTTTTTTAAATCCACCGGTTCATGTATTCTCCAGATCTTCTAAAGTAATTCTGGTCACGGCTCAAATAAAAAAGGGTCTGCAGGGTAAAATCAACACAGTCTGACATCAGAGTCAGGAAAGTTCAGTTTGCTCAAGATCTCAAACATGCTGAGAGTGCAACTTAGTTTCGGGAAAACATTCCCTGCTGTCCAAACATTTACAGTTACACAAGAAAGAAACATTTCTGAGGCGCTGTGAACAGAAACACAGTCATATGAACACAACTCTTATGGAGAAAATGTAGAAGGGTATTTTAAAATCTGAGCCaaatgtgatgtgaatattaaTTATCGCACCTGTGTTGTGGAGAAATTTGATTCAAATGTATTTTGCATGATCCAAAATAAAGAGGAAAACTCACAAGCGGGTTACTGTAAATCATATACAAGATACTCATTGAGGAGTGTTAAGGCTTAGGAAAAACTAACATGCTGATGGTAAAGGATGTTTGGAGAAGTGAAAACGAGTGTAATAAATGGAGGATTACTTAATTGCCCACTTCAGATTCACATTGAATAATACTAGTGTGTAGAATATTATTAATTAGAATAATATTATTAAGTGAGCTTTCTGGTTTCCAATttatataaatggaaaaaaatgaccAAGCTCAGaagtaaatatatttgtatattttacccTAATTGTGCTCTTGTATATTTTGccataatgcattaaaatattataataacaaatttcatgtttatgcattttcattctcattcattttccttcagcttagtccctttagtcatcaggggtcgccacaatggaatgaactgccaacttatccagcatatgttttacacagcggatgcccttctagctgcaacccaatactgggaaacacccatacacacttacatacgcacacacatacactacggccaatttagtttattcaattcacctatagcgcatgtctttggactgtgggggaaatcggagcaacaggaggaaacccacaccaacaaagggagaacatgcaaactccacacagaaaaatgccaactgacccaggactcaaaccaacaaccttcttgctgtgaggcaacagtgttaaccactgagccactatatcatgtgtgcattttcAGAATATACATATATGAAATTTTGAAACTGAAATTTAAGCAAGTTTATCGGCAGTTGCAAGTTTATAtgacaaaagaaaaaagtttgtaaATCTGACATAAAATGTAAGAATTTTGCTAAATGAAGTCAGAAATGTAAGATAAAGTAAAGAAATATGAGACATTTGAGGAAATGGCGGAATACAGCCTCATAATcatgaattttttaaatttatttccaAATTGTGATGTGGGAAAAGTCTTATAATATAgtcaaaattgttaaatattagaCAAATATTGTTCGATAAACGTTTGTTTTACCTATTTAATTTTACAGCTGAAGCAGACCtgcatatattttaatgtttacaaccttttctaaatcctaaattTGAGACTAGACAGTTTTTGATTTGTGTCTTAATCTGTTTTTAAACCCCCCTGGCATGTTTTATGTGTATTCATCTTTAAGAATTAAAAGTAACAGAGATTATGTATGTtgtagctatatttttttttggctaataaaaaaaagaaaatgtaggtGTAGAAATGAGTTGTTGTTCTACTCCAGTCCACTAGATGCTTAACATCTCAAACTCCAGAACTGTCCCATCGTATGAAGAACATACAGGAACAGTACAGGGAGCCTTTTTCATTAACAACATCAGCGCAGATCTCCTGTCCATAAAGCATCATGGCACTTACTGTTCACCTAAAATGGTGTGTGAAGCTTCTGCTGCTGTTTGTTGTGCTTTGTGAATTGTGTTCTGCTGAAAGGACCAAAACACTGGACTTCGATGTCAAACCAGGAGGAGTTGTGCAGACTTTCTCTGCAAAACTTGTGAGTATAGCTGCTTAATATTTTAACAGAAGTAACACTTTATCAACACAGAAtgtttattatgattaaaaatgcatTGGTGATTTGCGTATACTCGATTCAGTGTGTACATACTCGCATTTCATCTCTCATATCTTACTcgttattgtattttaaagcattttaatgcTCCCACcgtgttatatatttataatttatattaattttagttcATATTAACCTCTTTTCGTAATGAATGAATGCTATGTTTGAAAAACCGCGACGTGTAGAAAGGAAATCCTCAAATCCACCCGTCAGCTTCTCATTGGACTGTTGTAGGGATTCGTTGTGCCCTCTAGCGGCAAGAGTTAACTTTTAAACGATTATTTTAGTCAAAAATCATAAGtcatttcattatttactcacccttcacgtGGCTCCAAACCCGCGCAAGCCTTGATTGTGAAATTTTAACGGATCTTCGCGCGCTTTTAAGGTGGATGGACGTTAGCTTCAAAAAAGAACGGTAAAATCACCACAAAATGCACCATGCATATAATAAGTACACTAAAAGTCTTGTATATCCATTCTGTAGATTTACGTGAGGGACAAACTAGTTTTAAGCTCGATTAAATCTCATATAAGCGTTAATTGTGACAGGTGTGACGCCACTGTTAGCGTCATTATATGCGTGATTGACGTCTCGACGTGCtatatttgcatttttgaaaagtcgttttcagattttattgatttatttagataGGAGTTATAGTTACCGTGTCTATTTTTGTATTGGTCCTCCCCAGCATGGAGTGATTCTTTTAAAGTTTAGTCTGACAGATTTGCATATTTCGTAGGAGGAAGCTTGGCATTGTCATCCTGTTTATCTGTTTACAATAAAcgtttctatttctttttttagaagaagtataaatgcacgttCACATATGCATGCCAAGGAGGAACCAACGAGGtaagaaaatatatacatatttggtGATTTATTACTGTTAAAGAAATAAATACCCTGCACCAGAAAAGCCTATGATTTTATTTTGTAGCATTATGTGCCATTACTTAATACATTAAGATGTTATAGATATTACTTATGTGCTTTGTTTAAAGCACACTAATATATGGTGGTTAACTGGGTGCGAATTATACACTAACGATTGGGGGGTTATATTGGTTATGTTCGGGaatatgcctcagtgaaccaaagttatatatttaattcaattacatctaatttaataatcaaccttttgttttcagtgttttgaggggtATTGGGTGGTTCTTAATGACActtgtgatattaaataaacggTGACCGGTATGCATTCCTGCACCtattaatggatgaccatgaaagactgcacatatttttttatttaactgtttaatGTGCAAGcaagtgtataataaaataaaaaaatacacatctaCTTTTACAGACACCTACAGTActaaaagaaacatgttttgtgaacacttactctctgttggtgctctagatttgccGGCTAAATTAATAatgcaaacatgcattcacaatggtatgaactatTATAGGAGTGGTatagggcatctgctgtgtaaaacatatgccggataagttgacggttcattccgctgtggtgacccctgattaataaagggactaagctgaaaataaatgaatgaatattaagatgcagatcagagcaaactatttctttaCTATTAAAGAGCAGAccacccatacatcttgttttgatgtgctTCAGGGGGAATCAAGTGTTAATTAGTGGGGTCAGACCCCCCAAACCCCCGTCTAATTTGCACATTGGTGgtcaatttatttagttattagatattttaatcataattttttcAGTCTCTTGTGTTGAGATATTTTTGAAGGAAATGTAAGGAAATTTAAAATGGCTGAAAACCTCCCTATCAAAAATGAACAGTGGTATGTACTGTGATAAAAGTAGTAACTACGTGTCCTGGCAGATTGATTATGCAGTTAAACTACAAACACCATGGTTAAACTATGGTTACCAAGCTTTAACTTTAAAACCTCCCCACATCTTTTATTTATAGTAAAACCGTAGTTGATTTTTGTCACTCCGCTACTAACCATACAGGATTTTTAGCAATTATGTGTTTATTATGTTGTAAAACATCCTGATTTTACATAATTGTACTGTATAATGCTTATTTATTAGGAAACTGATATTACCTAGAGGTGCCACGGtcgcgcagtggttagcactgtcgcctcacagcaagaaggttgctggttcgagtcccagctgtgccagttggcatttctgtgtggagtttgcatgttcttcccatgttggcatgggtttcctccgggtgttccggtgtccccacagtccaaagacatccgctataggtgaactgggtaaactaaattggctgtagtgcatgtgtatgaatgtgagagtgtactgTTTcataatactgggttgcagctggaagggcatccgctgtgtaaaacatatgctggatgagttggcgggtcattctgctgtggcgacccctgtaaaataaagaaactaaggcgaaggaaaatgattgaattacATTATGTATTGAATTTTTATTACCAatgttgccatgaatatagctaATGCCTCTGATATGGCATTAAAgggtaaataaatataattgtacCAAATATCAGACTTCAATGCAAACTCCATCTGCTTTTTTCCTTCCAGCAATGGCAAATGAGTGTCGGACTAAGTGACGATGAACAAATGTTTTCCTGTTCAGTATGGAGGTAACTTAAAAACAAGGCTCTAATCAATGAGAgatgtgaaaatgtgtgtgaattgcATTTTCAAAACATCAGCCTGTAATGTAAGATGAAAGAGGGAAACGCTATTGATTTCTCTCTTGTCATTTCTTCATGATAGGCCCCAAGGGAAGTCCTACTTGTTTTTTACGCAGTTCAAAGCCGAGATAAAAGGAGCCAAGATCGAGTACGCCACCGCATATGTAAGTATATTAACTTCAGCTCTCCTTCATGACCTGACAGCCCGTCATCGGAGTGAAAAACATGATCCAATATGAAGAAATGTGCTTTAATGCGCTGACGCATTTCATCAAGCGAGAATATTAAAAAGATAactgttttatttgtgtgtgtgtgtgtgtgtgtggaaaaaagAACAGATTTTTTGTGAAGAGCTTCTTTAAAATTTACCGTCAGTCGTGACATTGACATTTGCCGCAGATCAAATCCTTAATTCAGATTCCTAACGCTCGTCGCTCTCAGATCAAAAGCCGTCagctctttttattatttttttttgtacaggTGTTGCATATCAGTACTTTATGAAAACGTCTTCATCTTCAGATTGCATTGAATTTCTCGGTTGCAGGATGATGACGGTGACGTCCTGGTGGCCTTGTCCCCCGGTGTAAATAAGAAAAAAGTTCAAAAGCACGTATGAAACGCGCGCGCCGTTCGCTCATGTCTCCTTTTGTTATTCTTAGGCAGGATCTCTTTGTTATTCAGCCCACTCCTCTAGGCTTCTCTGTTAATGTCTTGTGTCGCTCATCCTCTCTATTTCTTTTCTTCTCAGTCCCAGACGGCCGTGGGTGGACAGAGGGATGTTGCTTTGAAAGAAGAAGAGTACATAGTGTCAGAGTCTGCAGGTGAGCATGCGTGTATGCTACTCCAAAACCTAGAAATATGAGCcaattttaaagccattttaattgGAGATGACACGGTATTAATGTTTTATAACGTGATTATGGTGACCAAAATAATAagggttatcattattattaaggttttgttaaaatgagctaaaaatgTCTCGCAAAACACACATATTCCCACAAGTTTTATATCTGAAGATGAactaattacacattttttgtgtgtgacaaacaacattcatgtacattttttctgtgtgtttttaattttattactgtTTGTTCATTTTCTTATAATTTGTTAAATGTGTGTTTGGAAAACTACCACACAGGGAtccatatttacatattttgtcaCTAAATTGCTTAACTGTTTTATAAAAGCCAAAAAGGGTTATCTAATTCAGATTTTTCTGACTGGTATTGCTATTTAATTTGCTATTATTTCAGTAATGTGCAGGACAGACTTAAAATGAAAGCA encodes the following:
- the mydgf gene encoding myeloid-derived growth factor, with amino-acid sequence MALTVHLKWCVKLLLLFVVLCELCSAERTKTLDFDVKPGGVVQTFSAKLKKYKCTFTYACQGGTNEQWQMSVGLSDDEQMFSCSVWRPQGKSYLFFTQFKAEIKGAKIEYATAYSQTAVGGQRDVALKEEEYIVSESAVTHRDGKFHSELSKLTVIGRIRHDEL
- the loxl5a gene encoding lysyl oxidase-like 5a isoform X2 is translated as MYTLRCAAEENCLSSSAYSSRVRDLDYRVLLRFPQRVKNQGTADFLPVKPHYDWEWHSCHQHYHSMDAFSNYDLLDAATGRKVAEGHKASFCLEDTSCDPGMRRRYACTAHTQGLGPGCYDTYNANIDCQWIDITDVSPGDYILKVTVNPGFQVQESDFSNNVVRCDIRYTGLYVQTNNCRITGY